One part of the Streptomyces ferrugineus genome encodes these proteins:
- a CDS encoding glycosyltransferase, with amino-acid sequence MLTSVFIAVVSLALFWMAAFTLWWQMHAWRTPEVLASTRFSRPDGGGRLSFSLLLPARHEQAVLDHTIQRLLESTHTDFEIIVIVGHDDPETTQVAEEAAARDPRVRVVVDTHEKKNKPKAMNTALPHCRGDVVGVFDAEDQVHPELLAHVDHAFRTTGADVVQGGVQLINFHSSWYSLRNCLEYFFWFRSRLHLHAQKGFIPLGGNTVFVRTHVLREADGWDPDCLAEDCDLGVRLSSVGKKVVVAYDSDMVTKEETPGSLMSLLKQRTRWNQGFLQVYRKKDWRQLPTFGQRLLARYTLMTPFMQAFTGLIIPLNIAIAVFLDVPVSVAFITFLPAVTALVTFVFEVVGLHDFGKQYGLRVRFVHYLKLVVGGPFYQVLLAGAAVRAVWREQRGRNDWELTTHVGAHLAHAEATRDLREDVPA; translated from the coding sequence TTGCTGACGTCTGTCTTCATAGCCGTCGTCTCGCTGGCCTTGTTCTGGATGGCGGCTTTCACCTTGTGGTGGCAGATGCACGCGTGGCGTACGCCCGAAGTGCTCGCCTCCACCCGATTCAGCAGACCGGACGGCGGCGGGCGTCTGTCGTTCTCGCTGCTGCTTCCGGCACGGCACGAACAGGCCGTGCTGGACCACACCATCCAGCGGCTGCTGGAGTCCACACACACCGACTTCGAGATCATCGTCATCGTCGGGCACGACGACCCGGAGACCACGCAGGTCGCCGAGGAGGCGGCCGCCCGTGATCCGCGGGTCCGGGTCGTGGTCGACACCCACGAGAAGAAGAACAAGCCGAAGGCCATGAACACGGCGCTGCCGCACTGCCGCGGCGATGTCGTCGGGGTCTTCGACGCCGAGGACCAGGTCCACCCGGAGCTGCTGGCCCACGTCGACCACGCGTTCCGCACGACGGGAGCCGACGTCGTCCAGGGCGGGGTCCAGCTCATCAACTTCCACTCGAGCTGGTACAGCCTGCGCAACTGCCTGGAGTACTTCTTCTGGTTCCGCTCGCGACTCCACCTGCATGCGCAGAAGGGGTTCATCCCGCTCGGCGGCAACACCGTCTTCGTGCGGACGCACGTGCTCCGGGAGGCCGACGGCTGGGATCCCGACTGCCTCGCCGAGGACTGCGACCTGGGTGTCCGGCTGTCCAGCGTCGGCAAGAAGGTCGTCGTCGCCTACGACTCCGACATGGTGACCAAGGAGGAGACGCCCGGCAGCCTGATGTCGCTGCTGAAGCAGCGCACCCGCTGGAACCAGGGCTTCCTTCAGGTCTACCGGAAGAAGGACTGGAGGCAACTGCCCACCTTCGGACAGCGGTTGCTCGCCCGGTACACGCTCATGACGCCGTTCATGCAGGCCTTCACCGGGCTCATCATCCCGCTCAACATCGCGATCGCCGTGTTCCTCGACGTGCCGGTGAGCGTCGCCTTCATCACCTTCCTGCCGGCCGTCACCGCCCTCGTGACCTTCGTCTTCGAGGTCGTCGGACTGCACGACTTCGGCAAGCAGTACGGACTGCGCGTCCGCTTCGTGCACTACCTGAAGCTCGTCGTGGGCGGTCCCTTCTACCAGGTGCTCCTCGCCGGGGCCGCCGTGCGCGCCGTCTGGCGTGAGCAGCGCGGCCGCAACGACTGGGAGCTGACCACCCACGTCGGCGCCCATCTCGCCCACGCCGAAGCGACCCGAGACCTCCGAGAGGACGTCCCTGCGTGA
- a CDS encoding TetR/AcrR family transcriptional regulator, with translation MTSAHSSPLTDRPQLGLRERKKIKTRTAIRAATYALIREQGYDATTIEQIAERAEVSPSTVFRYFPTKEDIVLTDEYDPILLEELRKRPADEPWLESLRYVMRLAISAAMADEPEAIRLRTHLLVQVPAVRSRMLESMSVTGRMLADAVAERTGLEQDSLEARVYTMSLIGGLAEISVYWAENDFKDDLLDLLDRTLDVIEHGLPTKKT, from the coding sequence ATGACCTCCGCACACTCCTCTCCCCTGACCGACCGTCCCCAGCTGGGGCTTCGTGAGCGGAAGAAGATCAAGACCCGGACGGCGATCCGCGCCGCGACCTACGCGCTGATCAGGGAACAGGGCTACGACGCCACCACGATCGAGCAGATCGCGGAGCGCGCCGAGGTGTCGCCGTCCACGGTCTTCCGCTACTTCCCGACGAAGGAGGACATCGTCCTCACGGACGAGTACGACCCGATCCTGCTGGAGGAGCTGCGCAAGCGGCCGGCGGACGAGCCGTGGCTCGAGTCCCTGCGGTATGTCATGCGGCTGGCGATCAGCGCCGCGATGGCGGACGAGCCCGAGGCCATCCGGCTGCGGACGCATCTGCTGGTCCAGGTCCCGGCGGTGCGTTCCCGGATGCTGGAGAGCATGTCGGTCACCGGCCGGATGCTCGCCGACGCCGTCGCCGAGCGCACCGGCCTGGAGCAGGACAGCCTGGAGGCGCGGGTCTACACGATGTCCCTGATCGGCGGCCTCGCGGAGATCTCCGTGTACTGGGCCGAGAACGACTTCAAGGACGACCTCCTCGACCTCCTCGACCGCACGCTGGACGTCATCGAGCACGGCCTCCCCACGAAGAAGACCTGA
- a CDS encoding Mut7-C RNAse domain-containing protein — MNGPEIHVEFAPELRLFLPNGRREGGTARVATDGVSTLGHVVESLGVPLTEVGPLVVDGREVPVSHIPAAAESVCVRPVERPQRVPGAPLRFLLDVHLGTLARRLRLLGVDTAYESTDIGDPALAARSAAERRVMLSRDRGLLRRRELWAGAYVYSTRSDDQLRDVLDRFRPELRPWTRCTACNGLLREATKEEVSDQLEGGTQRSYDVFAQCTRCGRAYWKGAHHEQLVAIVERALADYAS, encoded by the coding sequence GTGAACGGTCCCGAGATCCACGTCGAGTTCGCCCCCGAGCTGCGCCTGTTCCTGCCCAACGGACGGCGTGAGGGCGGTACCGCCCGGGTCGCCACCGACGGCGTCTCGACCCTCGGCCATGTCGTGGAGTCCCTCGGCGTCCCGCTGACCGAGGTCGGCCCCCTGGTCGTGGACGGACGCGAGGTGCCGGTGTCGCACATCCCGGCGGCGGCCGAATCCGTCTGCGTACGGCCCGTCGAGCGCCCCCAGCGGGTGCCCGGCGCCCCCCTGCGCTTCCTGCTCGACGTCCACCTCGGCACCCTCGCCCGCCGACTGCGGCTGCTCGGCGTGGACACGGCGTACGAGTCGACGGACATCGGCGACCCGGCCCTCGCGGCGCGCTCGGCCGCCGAGCGACGGGTCATGCTGAGCCGGGACCGGGGGCTGCTGCGACGCCGTGAACTGTGGGCCGGCGCGTATGTCTACAGCACGCGGTCCGACGACCAACTCCGCGACGTCCTGGACCGGTTCCGGCCCGAACTGCGCCCCTGGACGCGCTGCACCGCCTGCAACGGACTGCTGAGGGAGGCGACCAAGGAGGAGGTGTCGGACCAGCTGGAGGGCGGGACCCAGCGATCGTACGACGTGTTCGCGCAGTGCACCCGGTGCGGGCGGGCGTACTGGAAGGGCGCGCACCACGAACAGCTCGTCGCCATCGTGGAGCGCGCCCTCGCGGACTATGCGAGCTAA
- a CDS encoding glycosyltransferase, with the protein MSQESTAPQELGEPTVEAVEVPEPAAVTIVVPTFNESANVRQLLHQITESVPSRLPCEVVFVDDSTDDTPQVIEEAAQDCPFPVTVIHRDEPVGGLGGAVVEGMKAAGSDWIVVMDGDCQHPPSLVPDLVATGERANAGLVVASRYVKGGSRAGLAGSYRVAVSRAATWLTKSLFPRRLHGISDPMSGFFAIRRGDIAAEALRPLGYKILLELAVRSRPRAVSEVPFVFQERFAGESKSTAAEGRRFLRHLAGLRTADPLARMVVFGLIGLTGFVPNLAALWAMTQAGLHYLPAEIIANQFGVAWNFLLIEKLLFRERRRHRHWADRTVRFALLANADLVLRIPLIALLVGHFGLAVLPATALALVITFVLRFVGTEALVYLPRRSRTARSTA; encoded by the coding sequence ATGAGCCAGGAATCCACCGCCCCCCAGGAGCTGGGCGAGCCGACCGTCGAGGCCGTGGAGGTGCCCGAACCGGCCGCGGTCACCATCGTCGTACCGACCTTCAACGAGTCCGCCAACGTACGGCAGCTGCTGCACCAGATCACCGAGTCGGTGCCGTCCCGGCTGCCCTGCGAGGTCGTCTTCGTGGACGACTCCACCGACGACACCCCGCAGGTCATCGAGGAGGCCGCGCAGGACTGCCCGTTCCCCGTCACCGTCATCCACCGCGACGAACCCGTCGGCGGGCTCGGCGGCGCGGTCGTCGAGGGCATGAAGGCGGCCGGTTCGGACTGGATCGTCGTCATGGACGGCGACTGCCAGCACCCGCCGTCCCTGGTCCCCGACCTGGTCGCCACCGGCGAGCGCGCGAACGCCGGACTGGTCGTCGCCTCCCGGTACGTCAAGGGCGGCAGCCGGGCCGGGCTCGCCGGCAGCTATCGCGTGGCCGTGTCACGGGCGGCGACCTGGCTGACCAAGTCCCTCTTCCCGCGCCGGCTGCACGGCATCAGCGACCCGATGAGCGGCTTCTTCGCGATCCGCCGCGGCGACATCGCGGCAGAGGCGCTGCGGCCCCTCGGCTACAAGATCCTCCTGGAGCTGGCCGTGCGCAGCCGCCCGCGTGCGGTCAGCGAGGTGCCGTTCGTGTTCCAGGAGCGGTTCGCGGGGGAGTCCAAGTCCACCGCGGCCGAGGGACGCCGCTTCCTGCGGCACCTCGCCGGGCTGCGCACGGCCGACCCGCTGGCCCGGATGGTGGTGTTCGGGCTGATCGGGCTGACCGGCTTCGTGCCGAACCTGGCCGCGCTGTGGGCGATGACGCAGGCCGGGCTGCACTACCTCCCGGCGGAGATCATCGCCAACCAGTTCGGGGTGGCCTGGAACTTCCTGCTCATCGAGAAGCTGCTGTTCCGCGAGCGCCGCCGGCACCGCCACTGGGCCGACCGCACCGTGCGGTTCGCGCTGCTCGCCAACGCCGACCTGGTGCTGCGCATCCCGCTGATCGCGCTGCTGGTCGGGCACTTCGGGCTGGCCGTGCTGCCCGCGACCGCGCTGGCCCTGGTCATCACCTTCGTCCTGCGCTTCGTCGGTACCGAGGCGCTGGTCTATCTGCCCCGCAGGAGCCGCACAGCAAGGAGTACTGCATGA
- a CDS encoding galactose oxidase early set domain-containing protein, whose translation MRSRRRTALLAVMGLTGALLLTAPPSASAANLVKNPGFETAGTDDMPYCWEKSGWGDNDFTFETVADAHSGGKAMKVELTRRLDGDRKALITESAECAPVVTPGKQYDLGLWYKSTTPDTSVTLFRHDPTAGWQYWTDLKTLQMAAGWTEATVRTPEVPAGTDRISWGVSVYGTGSVTTDDYTMDQVADPVPDPVCTGTAEECANGRWDVLPTQNPVRSMHSVVLNNGKVLLIAGSGNSEEMFEAGTFTSAVYDPENGTYKTIPTPKDMFCAGHVQLDDGRVLVMSGNKGYPSADGTIGYQGYKDSYVFDPVTETYSKTNDMNDGHWYPSATILGNGDVISFGGLKEDSTGSVTAELWSDAEQKWLELWKVNQTWSYWGLYPSMILMQDGRLFYSGSHVFGNNIPGTGSAIYDYDANTVTQVPGLRNKDERDQSASVLLPPAQDQKVLTIGGGNIDSNPDANRLTDVIDLKQPNPSYVAGPPLPQGTVDLGAGKVPQTGGQGKMYVSAVLLPDGKVLETGGALHNRADPVYESSLYDPATNTFDPVAADPEERGYHSSAFLLPDGRVMATGDNPGNGSWNHDVSIYTPPYLLKGERPTITSVIDTEWTYGDTQRITVDRPIAEAELIRPAAVTHSSDPNQRFVDLPLSVDGDNVDLNVTSNPNLAPPGWYMLFAVDANGVPSVAKWVHLKGPQALSATDATAHVHEFADSLDGKVTGPGKKRGSQQVGPTVSGCDRHYGSANVCVPTDFPPTVKATTKSRCDWLKRNDYGRMEVNGEDDPLRLDANRDGIACGKGDVTRR comes from the coding sequence ATGAGATCCAGACGGAGAACGGCCCTCCTGGCCGTCATGGGCCTCACCGGGGCCCTGCTCCTGACCGCACCCCCGTCCGCCTCCGCCGCCAACCTCGTCAAGAACCCCGGCTTCGAGACCGCCGGCACCGACGACATGCCCTACTGCTGGGAGAAGTCCGGCTGGGGCGACAACGACTTCACCTTCGAGACGGTGGCCGACGCCCACAGCGGCGGCAAGGCCATGAAGGTCGAGCTCACCCGCCGCCTCGACGGCGACCGCAAGGCGCTGATCACCGAGTCCGCCGAGTGCGCGCCGGTCGTCACCCCGGGCAAGCAGTACGACCTGGGGCTCTGGTACAAGTCGACCACCCCCGACACCTCGGTCACTCTCTTCCGGCACGACCCCACGGCGGGCTGGCAGTACTGGACCGACCTCAAGACGCTCCAGATGGCGGCCGGCTGGACCGAGGCCACGGTCCGCACACCCGAGGTGCCCGCCGGCACCGACCGGATCTCCTGGGGCGTCTCCGTCTACGGCACCGGCTCCGTCACCACCGACGACTACACGATGGACCAGGTCGCCGACCCCGTCCCGGACCCGGTGTGCACGGGGACCGCCGAGGAGTGCGCGAACGGCCGCTGGGACGTGCTGCCCACCCAGAACCCGGTGCGTTCGATGCACTCGGTCGTCCTGAACAACGGCAAGGTGCTGCTGATCGCCGGCTCCGGCAACAGCGAGGAGATGTTCGAGGCGGGCACGTTCACCAGCGCGGTCTACGACCCGGAGAACGGCACGTACAAGACGATCCCCACGCCGAAGGACATGTTCTGCGCCGGGCACGTCCAGCTCGACGACGGCCGGGTGCTCGTGATGAGCGGCAACAAGGGCTATCCGTCGGCCGACGGCACGATCGGCTACCAGGGCTACAAGGACTCGTACGTCTTCGACCCGGTCACCGAGACCTACAGCAAGACCAACGACATGAACGACGGCCACTGGTACCCGTCGGCCACCATCCTCGGCAACGGTGACGTGATCTCCTTCGGCGGTCTGAAGGAGGACTCGACCGGCTCGGTCACCGCCGAGCTGTGGTCGGACGCCGAGCAGAAGTGGCTGGAGCTCTGGAAGGTCAACCAGACCTGGTCGTACTGGGGCCTGTACCCGTCGATGATCCTCATGCAGGACGGCCGCCTCTTCTACTCCGGCAGCCATGTCTTCGGCAACAACATCCCGGGCACCGGTTCGGCGATCTACGACTACGACGCCAACACCGTCACCCAGGTCCCCGGCCTGCGGAACAAGGACGAGCGCGACCAGTCCGCGAGCGTGCTGCTGCCCCCGGCCCAGGACCAGAAGGTCCTCACCATCGGCGGCGGCAACATCGACTCCAACCCGGACGCCAACCGCCTCACCGACGTCATCGACCTCAAGCAGCCCAACCCGTCCTACGTCGCCGGCCCGCCGCTGCCGCAGGGCACCGTCGACCTCGGCGCCGGCAAGGTCCCGCAGACCGGCGGCCAGGGCAAGATGTACGTCTCCGCCGTGCTCCTGCCCGACGGCAAGGTCCTGGAGACGGGCGGCGCCCTGCACAACCGGGCCGACCCGGTGTACGAGTCCTCGCTCTACGACCCGGCGACCAACACCTTCGACCCGGTGGCGGCCGACCCGGAGGAGCGCGGCTACCACTCCTCGGCGTTCCTGCTGCCCGACGGCCGTGTGATGGCGACGGGCGACAACCCGGGCAACGGCAGCTGGAACCACGACGTGTCGATCTACACCCCGCCCTATCTCCTCAAGGGCGAGCGCCCGACGATCACTTCGGTCATCGACACCGAGTGGACCTACGGCGACACCCAGCGCATCACCGTCGACCGGCCCATCGCCGAGGCCGAGCTGATCCGCCCGGCCGCCGTCACCCACTCCTCCGACCCCAACCAGCGCTTCGTCGACCTGCCGCTGTCGGTGGACGGCGACAACGTCGACCTGAACGTGACGAGCAACCCCAACCTGGCCCCGCCCGGCTGGTACATGCTCTTCGCGGTCGACGCCAACGGGGTACCGTCGGTGGCCAAGTGGGTGCACCTGAAGGGCCCGCAGGCCCTGAGCGCGACGGACGCCACGGCGCATGTCCACGAGTTCGCCGACAGCCTCGACGGCAAGGTCACGGGCCCCGGCAAGAAGCGCGGCTCGCAGCAGGTCGGCCCGACCGTCTCCGGCTGCGACCGCCACTACGGCTCGGCCAACGTCTGCGTCCCGACCGACTTCCCGCCGACGGTGAAGGCGACGACGAAGTCCCGCTGCGACTGGCTGAAGAGGAACGACTACGGCCGTATGGAGGTCAACGGCGAGGACGACCCGCTGCGGCTGGACGCGAACCGGGACGGGATCGCCTGCGGGAAGGGTGATGTGACCCGACGTTAG
- a CDS encoding ArnT family glycosyltransferase encodes MTSTLPAVTTEKVPAQRQPAPVARSTGRTTPPIRLRSSRPDLLLCGVLLVAILVVQGWNIADYPTLSDDEGTYLAQAWAVQEGRGLAHYTYWYDHPPLGWIQLALLTWIPAALSPESMTVGTMRAAMLVVSAVSAVLVYVLGRRLSLPRWAAGLGMVLFGLSPLSVVLQREIFLDNLAVMWTLLAFALAASPSRHLWHHFGAGIVAATAVLTKETMLLVLPAVFLTMWRHSHRDTRKFALTGAVTACALIGLSYPLFALLKGELLPGSGHVSLWDGIKYQMTRPGSGFLLDQGSGSYGVLQSWLYYDRVLILGGLAGGLLLLVTWRWSVTARALAGPSLAVVVLALMALRPNGYLPAMYVIQALPFLALVLAGGTASVAHAVLRRRRSEAEHRYLTGGRYALAAVLAIAAGAYVVPRWYEGDRTAVTADANAPYQAASKWLATEVADPQDTRVLVDDALWLDLVHAGYEPGLGVIWFYKADLDPAVTRTMPRGWKDLDYVVASPTVRRDAVDLPNVRAAIEHSKPVAVFGSGADRVEIRQIQTASGGVR; translated from the coding sequence GTGACCTCCACCCTTCCCGCGGTGACCACTGAGAAGGTCCCCGCGCAGCGGCAGCCTGCGCCTGTGGCGCGTTCGACCGGTCGAACAACCCCGCCGATACGGCTGCGTTCGTCCCGACCCGACCTCCTCCTGTGCGGCGTCCTGCTCGTCGCGATCCTTGTCGTACAGGGCTGGAACATCGCCGACTACCCGACCCTCAGCGACGACGAGGGCACCTACCTCGCCCAGGCCTGGGCCGTCCAGGAGGGCCGGGGCCTGGCCCACTACACCTACTGGTACGACCACCCGCCGCTCGGCTGGATCCAGCTCGCCCTGCTGACCTGGATCCCGGCCGCGCTCAGCCCCGAGTCGATGACGGTCGGCACCATGCGCGCGGCGATGCTCGTCGTCAGCGCGGTCAGCGCGGTGCTGGTGTACGTGCTCGGGCGGCGGCTGTCCCTGCCGCGCTGGGCGGCCGGGCTCGGCATGGTCCTCTTCGGCCTCTCGCCGCTGTCGGTCGTCCTGCAGCGGGAGATCTTCCTCGACAACCTCGCGGTGATGTGGACGCTGCTCGCGTTCGCCCTCGCCGCCTCGCCGAGCCGCCACCTCTGGCACCACTTCGGCGCCGGGATCGTGGCCGCCACGGCCGTACTGACCAAGGAGACGATGCTCCTGGTCCTGCCCGCGGTCTTCCTCACGATGTGGCGGCACAGCCACCGCGACACCCGCAAGTTCGCCCTGACCGGCGCGGTCACCGCCTGTGCGCTGATCGGCCTGTCCTACCCCCTGTTCGCCCTGCTGAAGGGCGAGCTGCTGCCGGGCAGCGGACATGTCTCGCTGTGGGACGGCATCAAGTACCAGATGACCAGACCCGGTTCGGGCTTCCTCCTCGACCAGGGCTCCGGGTCGTACGGCGTCCTGCAGTCGTGGCTCTACTACGACCGTGTCCTGATCCTCGGCGGTCTCGCGGGCGGCCTCCTGCTCCTGGTCACCTGGCGCTGGTCGGTCACCGCCCGCGCCCTGGCCGGACCGTCCCTCGCGGTGGTCGTCCTCGCCCTGATGGCGCTGCGCCCGAACGGCTATCTGCCCGCCATGTACGTCATCCAGGCCCTGCCGTTCCTCGCCCTCGTCCTCGCCGGGGGCACCGCCTCCGTCGCCCACGCGGTCCTGCGGCGCCGGCGGTCCGAGGCCGAGCACCGCTATCTCACCGGCGGCCGCTACGCCCTCGCGGCCGTCCTCGCGATCGCCGCCGGCGCCTACGTCGTCCCGCGCTGGTACGAGGGTGACCGCACCGCCGTCACCGCCGACGCCAACGCGCCCTACCAGGCCGCCTCGAAGTGGCTGGCCACCGAGGTGGCGGACCCGCAGGACACCCGCGTCCTGGTCGACGACGCGCTGTGGCTGGACCTGGTGCACGCCGGGTACGAGCCCGGGCTCGGCGTCATCTGGTTCTACAAGGCCGACCTCGACCCGGCCGTGACCAGGACGATGCCGCGCGGCTGGAAGGACCTCGACTACGTGGTCGCCTCCCCGACGGTACGCCGTGACGCGGTCGACCTGCCCAACGTCAGGGCGGCCATCGAGCACTCGAAGCCGGTCGCCGTCTTCGGCAGCGGCGCGGACCGCGTCGAGATCCGCCAGATCCAGACAGCCTCCGGAGGCGTCCGATGA
- a CDS encoding thioredoxin domain-containing protein: protein MPNRLAHETSPYLLQHASNPVDWWPWEQAAFEEARRRGVPVLLSIGYSACHWCHVMAHESFEDQETADYLNAHFVSVKVDREERPDVDAVYMEAVQAATGQGGWPMTVFLTPDAEPFYFGTYFPPAPRSGMPSFRQVLEGVRSAWADRRDEVAEVAGKIVRDLAGREISYGGTEAPGEQELAQALLGLTREYDPQRGGFGGAPKFPPSMVIEFLLRHHARTGAEGALQMAQDTCERMARGGIYDQLGGGFARYSVDRDWVVPHFEKMLYDNALLCRVYAHLWRATGSELARRVALETADFMVRELRTDEGGFASALDADSDDGTGKHVEGAYYVWTPGQLREVLGDDDAELAARHFGVTQEGTFEHGSSVLQLPQQDGLFDAEKIASVRRRLLDSRSERPAPGRDDKVVAAWNGLAIAALAETGAYFDRPDLVDAALAAADLLVRLHLDDQARLARTSKDGRAGANPGVLEDYADVAEGFLALASVTGEGVWLDFAGFLLDHVLARFVDEESGALYDTAVDAERLIRRPQDPTDNAVPSGWSAAAGALLSYAAQTGAEPHRGAAERALGVVKALGPRVPRFIGWGLAVAEANLAGPREVAIIGPSLDDRATKALHRTALLGTAPGAVVAVGTPDSDELPLLADRPLVGGEPAAYVCRNFTCDAPTTDPERLRAALRS from the coding sequence ATGCCGAACCGACTGGCCCATGAGACGTCCCCGTACCTCCTCCAGCACGCCTCCAACCCGGTGGACTGGTGGCCCTGGGAACAAGCGGCGTTCGAGGAGGCGCGGCGGCGCGGCGTGCCCGTTCTGCTGTCGATCGGATACTCCGCGTGTCACTGGTGTCATGTCATGGCCCACGAGTCCTTCGAGGACCAGGAGACCGCCGACTACCTCAACGCCCACTTCGTGAGCGTCAAGGTCGACCGCGAGGAACGCCCCGACGTGGACGCCGTCTACATGGAGGCCGTCCAGGCGGCCACCGGACAGGGCGGCTGGCCCATGACGGTGTTTCTGACCCCGGACGCCGAGCCCTTCTACTTCGGCACCTACTTCCCGCCCGCCCCCCGGTCCGGCATGCCGTCCTTCCGCCAGGTCCTGGAGGGCGTGCGCAGCGCCTGGGCCGACCGGCGCGACGAGGTCGCCGAGGTCGCCGGGAAGATCGTCCGGGATCTGGCCGGGCGGGAGATCTCCTACGGCGGCACCGAGGCGCCCGGCGAGCAGGAGCTGGCGCAGGCGCTGCTCGGGCTGACGCGGGAGTACGACCCGCAGCGGGGCGGGTTCGGTGGGGCGCCGAAGTTTCCGCCGTCCATGGTGATCGAGTTTCTGTTGCGGCACCACGCGCGGACGGGGGCCGAGGGTGCGCTGCAGATGGCGCAGGACACCTGCGAGCGGATGGCCCGCGGCGGCATCTACGACCAGCTTGGTGGCGGGTTCGCGCGGTACTCCGTCGACCGGGACTGGGTCGTGCCGCACTTCGAGAAGATGCTGTACGACAACGCCCTGCTGTGTCGGGTGTACGCCCACCTGTGGCGGGCCACCGGGTCCGAGCTGGCGCGCCGGGTCGCCCTGGAGACCGCCGACTTCATGGTCCGCGAACTGCGCACCGACGAGGGCGGGTTCGCCTCCGCGCTCGACGCCGACAGCGACGACGGGACCGGCAAGCACGTCGAGGGCGCCTACTACGTGTGGACCCCGGGGCAACTGCGCGAGGTCCTCGGCGACGACGACGCCGAGCTCGCCGCCCGCCACTTCGGCGTGACGCAGGAGGGCACCTTCGAGCACGGCTCCTCCGTCCTCCAGCTCCCGCAGCAGGACGGGCTGTTCGACGCCGAGAAGATCGCGTCCGTGCGGCGGCGGCTGCTGGACAGCCGGAGCGAGCGCCCCGCACCCGGCCGTGACGACAAGGTCGTCGCCGCCTGGAACGGTCTCGCCATCGCCGCCCTCGCCGAGACCGGCGCCTACTTCGACCGCCCCGACCTCGTGGACGCCGCCCTCGCCGCCGCCGACCTGCTCGTCCGGCTGCACCTCGACGACCAGGCCCGCCTCGCCCGCACCAGCAAGGACGGCCGGGCCGGCGCCAACCCGGGTGTGCTGGAGGACTACGCCGACGTCGCCGAGGGCTTCCTCGCGCTCGCCTCCGTCACCGGCGAGGGCGTCTGGCTGGACTTCGCCGGGTTCCTGCTCGACCACGTGCTCGCCCGCTTCGTGGACGAGGAGTCCGGCGCCCTCTACGACACGGCCGTCGACGCCGAGCGGCTGATCCGCCGTCCCCAGGACCCCACCGACAACGCCGTCCCCTCCGGCTGGAGCGCGGCGGCCGGTGCCCTGCTCAGCTATGCCGCCCAGACCGGCGCCGAGCCCCACCGCGGCGCCGCCGAGAGGGCGTTGGGCGTCGTCAAGGCCCTCGGCCCGCGCGTCCCCCGCTTCATCGGCTGGGGTCTGGCCGTAGCCGAGGCCAACCTCGCCGGGCCCCGCGAGGTCGCGATCATCGGGCCGAGCCTCGACGACCGGGCCACGAAGGCGCTGCACCGTACGGCGCTTCTGGGCACCGCCCCCGGAGCCGTCGTCGCCGTGGGCACCCCGGACAGCGACGAACTCCCGCTCCTCGCCGACCGGCCGCTCGTCGGCGGTGAACCGGCCGCGTACGTCTGCCGTAACTTCACCTGTGACGCGCCGACGACGGATCCGGAGCGGCTGCGCGCGGCTCTGCGGAGCTGA